Proteins co-encoded in one Aspergillus fumigatus Af293 chromosome 6, whole genome shotgun sequence genomic window:
- a CDS encoding Rab GTPase-binding exocyst subunit SEC15, which produces MPSMLSSRSEPSHVLNSIIISPSDTDYIDQLIPSIREYSVSNRTSQLLQSLSKFASDKEAEIETICNTNHQEFVSSINHLLRIREGTVSLTAEILDLNQSIQASTERLAEQKKALVESRSHRQNIDETSRAIQDCLEVLRLANQVHDLLAKKNHYAALRALEELQNVHLKDVTQYKIADMIQRSVPATQRAIAEAVLSDLNTWLYRIREMSQFLGEIALYHTECRKTRLKERAEKLPYLRHFKLNSAIELVSDEHEEYDLLQNEELQVDFTPLFECLHIHQSLGQMDKFRTEYANTRRRQKELLIPSTITLVDEDGASLHNLLEEMAGFAIVERATMKRVPDLRSSVDVDELWDSMCQTAVGLISKALPEVDNAESLLKIKNLIALFMQTMNTWDFSVGKFDELLLTLFKRYAELLKKRFSDDFQEIVSTDDYMPMPIQSLDEYDKVLNVSWYNPEKPREEQVSMCSAFFSDVSLVLHRHPQLLKPALDELLSNQVCDTLVERLSSQYLGQIVQILINLEHFESACRELEELLAAARSQGAAGGPISLRATEKFRSNKKAAEKRIFEVVNSKIDDLIETAEYDWMALTPPTEPSNYMQTLTRFLSNIMNSTLLGLPTEIKELIYFDALSHAANMILAQPLSSDVKSINPNGVMALAKDVEYLFQFVDSLGVPILRENLDELQQTVHLMQADNTDEFYDISTRNKKYGRVDAINGPILLEKLTRTVQSSGKIDKFTTLSSRFGKKS; this is translated from the exons ATGCCGTCAATGCTTTCTTCGCGTAGTGAACCATCACATGTGCTAAATTCA atcatcatctctccaTCGGACACGGATTATATTGATCAATTGATCCCATCAATAAGGGAGTATAGTGTCAGCAATCGAACGTCTCAATTATTGCAGTCCCTGTCCAAGTTCGCCAGCGATAAAGAAGCCGAGATAGAAACAATATGCAACACAAACCATCAGGAATTTGTATCTTCAATCAATCACCTTCTGCGTATCAGGGAAGGAACAGTGAGCTTGACCGCGGAGATCCTTGACCTGAATCAATCTATCCAAGCTAGCACCGAACGTCTCGCCGAACAAAAGAAGGCTCTGGTAGAGTCGCGCAGTCACCGACAGAATATTGATGAGACGTCTCGTGCCATCCAGGACTGCTTGGAGGTTCTACGCCTGGCTAATCAAGTTCATGATCTACTAGCCAAGAAAAACCACTACGCGGCTTTACGGGCGCTCGAGGAACTCCAAAATGTGCACCTTAAGGACGTGACCCAATATAAAATTGCCGACATGATTCAACGCTCAGTACCAGCGACCCAGCGAGCGATAGCGGAAGCCGTGCTATCTGACCTGAATACTTGGCTCTACAGAATCCGCGAGATGTCTCAGTTTCTCGGAGAAATAGCTCTCTACCATACAGAATGCCGGAAGACAAGACTAAAGGAGAGGGCAGAGAAACTACCATACCTCAGACATTTCAAACTGAACTCTGCTATTGAGCTGGTTTCGGATGAGCACGAAGAATATGATTTATTACAGAATGAGGAACTGCAAGTTGACTTCACCCCCCTTTTTGAGTGTTTACATATCCATCAATCACTGGGGCAGATGGACAAGTTTCGGACGGAATACGCTAATACCCGTCGCCGACAAAAAGAGCTTCTAATTCCCTCCACGATAACTTTGGTTGATGAGGACGGAGCCTCCCTACACAACCTTCTAGAAGAAATGGCAGGCTTTGCTATCGTAGAGCGTGCTACCATGAAGAGAGTGCCAGACTTGAGGTCATCTGTCGAC GTTGATGAGCTCTGGGATTCAATGTGCCAAACTGCTGTGGGTCTCATTTCAAAAGCGCTTCCTGAAGTTGATAATGCTGAGAGTTTGCTCAAAATTAAAAATCTCATTGCATTATTTATGCAAACAATGAAT ACATGGGACTTCTCAGTTGGAAAATTTGACGAACTGCTCTTGACTTTGTTCAAGAGGTACGCCGAACTTCTCAAGAAAAGATTCAGTGATGACTTCCAGGAG ATCGTATCGACAGACGATTATATGCCCATGCCGATACAATCGTTAGATGAGTATGACAAGGTCCTCAATGTCAGCTGGTACAATCCTGAGAAGCCAAGGGAGGAGCAA GTTTCCATGTGTTCTGCCTTTTTCTCAGATGTATCCCTTGTGTTGCATCGACATCCGCAACTTCTTAAACCA GCTTTGGATGAGCTTCTTTCAAACCAAGTTTGCGATACGCTTGTTGAGCGTCTTTCTTCGCAATATCTGGGTCAGATTGTTCAGATCTTAATCAATCTGGAGCATTTTGAATCAGCATGCCGTGAgctcgaggagcttctcGCCGCGGCCCGATCGCAAGGTGCTGCGGGGGGTCCGATATCCTTAAGAGCGACGGAGAAGTTCAGAAGCAACAAAAAAGCGGCGGAAAAGCGAATCTTTGAGGTCGTCAATTCCAAAATTGATGACCTCATTGAAACTGCAGAGTATGACTGGATGGCACTCACGCCTCCGACAGAGCCCAGCAACTACATGCAAACGTTGACCCGATTTCTGTCCAATATAATGAACTCAACATTGCTCGGTCTCCCAACAGAAATCAAGGAACTCATATATTTCGATGCTCTCAGCCATGCGGCGAACATGATACTG GCACAACCGCTCTCCTCAGACGTTAAAAGCATCAATCCCAATGGAGTGATGGCCCTTGCGAAAGATGTTGAATATCTTTTTCAGTTTGTTGACAGCTTGGGTGTTCCCATTCTTCGGGAGAACCTCGACGAATTGCAACAGACTGTGCATCTAATGCAGGCAGATAATACGGACGAGTTTTACGATATTTCTACGAGAAATAAGAAGTATGGCCGCGTGGATGCTATCAATGGCCCTATCCTCTTAGAAAA ACTTACACGCACAGTTCAGAGTTCGGGAAAAATTGATAAGTTCACAACACTTTCCTCAAGGTTCGGCAAGAAGTCTTGA
- the hapE gene encoding CCAAT-binding factor complex subunit HapE: protein MEQSSQSTAQQQGRQQPVYDTRNGGHYGASAALSAQGYAPVAELYTGTWANVNQGLQGTARDILTTYWQHIINHLESDNHDYKIHQLPLARIKKVMKADPEVKMISAEAPILFAKGCDIFITELTMRAWIHAEDNKRRTLQRSDIAAALSKSDMFDFLIDIVPREEATSHAKRSSQTTAGAAGSSAATGAQLPPSQHGVQHPPHHMGPPDYGSLGQHGMGQDQEYRQPTMYGGAVQSDPTAAYGQPQSQIFEGMYNPYPHLPPQQVCQNSS, encoded by the exons ATGGAACAGTCTTCGCAGAGCACCGCACAGCAGCAAGGTAGACAGCAGCCAGTGTATGACACCAGGAACGGCGGACATTATG GTGCCAGTGCTGCG CTTTCAGCGCAGGGGTATGCCCCCGTCGCTGAGCTTTATACGGGGACCTGGGCAAAT GTCAATCAAGGGCTACAAGGCACAGCCCGCGACATACTAACGACCTATTGGCAACACATTATCAACCATCTCGAATCGGACAATCATGACTACAAAATTCACCAATTGCCACTGGCCCGTATAAAAAAGGTCATGAAGGCAGATCCCGAGGTGAAGATGATATCCGCGGAAGCGCCTATATTATTTGCGAAAGGCTGCGATATCTTCATTACAGAACTCACTATGCGGGCTTGGATACATGCTGAAGATAACAAGCGACGCACGTTGCAAAGATCAGATATCGCAGCGGCCTTATCGAAATCTGATATGTTTGATTTCCTGATTGACATAGTGCCTCGTGAAGAAGCAACATCGCATGCGAAACGGTCGAGCCAGACAACCGCAGGTGCTGCAGGTTCCTCTGCTGCGACAGGTGCCCAACTGCCGCCTTCTCAACATGGTGTTCAACATCCTCCGCACCATATGGGTCCCCCAGATTACGGTTCTCTGGGACAGCATGGCATGGGACAAGACCAAGAATATCGACAGCCAACGATGTACGGGGGAGCCGTTCAGTCGGATCCGACGGCCGCATATGGACAGCCGCAATCCCAAATTTTTGAAGGAATGTACAATCCTTATCCACATCTTCCGCCACAGCAGGTATGCCAAAACTCTTCTTAA